One Campylobacter sp. RM16192 genomic region harbors:
- a CDS encoding YqhA family protein: MLKSIFGRLMWSSRIFAILPVIFCLLGAIVLFIIASYDIFVIFGDIYAYFFKGHHPESFHSDVVGVIVGAIDLYLMALVLFIFSFGIYELFIGEIEHMKDSRHSSVLEVHSLDQLKDKLAKVIVMVLIVNFFQRVLHANFNTPLEMAYLAVSILALCLGLYFLHKGEH, translated from the coding sequence ATGCTAAAGAGTATATTTGGAAGGCTAATGTGGTCAAGCAGAATTTTTGCCATATTGCCTGTGATATTTTGTCTGCTTGGGGCTATAGTGCTGTTTATTATTGCAAGTTACGATATTTTTGTTATCTTTGGAGATATTTACGCCTACTTTTTTAAAGGGCATCATCCTGAGAGCTTTCACTCGGATGTCGTAGGAGTCATAGTAGGAGCGATAGATCTTTATTTGATGGCGTTAGTGCTTTTTATATTTAGCTTTGGAATTTACGAGCTTTTTATCGGTGAAATCGAACATATGAAAGACTCAAGACACTCTAGCGTGCTTGAAGTGCATTCGCTAGATCAGCTAAAAGATAAGCTGGCAAAAGTAATAGTAATGGTTTTAATCGTAAATTTTTTCCAAAGAGTCTTGCATGCAAATTTCAACACACCTCTTGAAATGGCGTATCTAGCAGTGTCTATTCTAGCTCTTTGTTTGGGGCTTTATTTCCTACATAAAGGCGAACATTGA
- a CDS encoding energy-coupling factor transporter transmembrane component T: MNKPVCYLFIVLIYDIFLLSASEFYPLDFLIPLFAFLLFAERKFKVLTWLLTLNVFLFFIVLSYILNEDFFSAKVVFIRTNLILFLVLSLFLCRNQYFLIKALYSIKIPQKLLAVMIINSKLFEELLNQISKIPNTLKVRGVKVNFSIFTYRAYANLIGKIIVNGFDRSFEIYSAMRVRGYNGYISFLDMQRANLSEISLLILTLIAASFRIYKFVG, translated from the coding sequence ATGAATAAGCCGGTTTGCTATCTTTTTATAGTTTTAATTTATGATATTTTTTTGCTTTCGGCTAGCGAATTCTATCCTCTTGATTTTTTAATTCCATTGTTTGCGTTTTTGTTGTTTGCGGAGAGAAAATTTAAAGTTTTAACCTGGCTTTTAACGCTTAATGTTTTTTTGTTTTTTATTGTTCTTTCATATATTTTAAATGAAGATTTTTTTAGTGCAAAGGTAGTTTTTATAAGGACAAATTTAATACTTTTTCTAGTTCTTAGTCTATTTTTATGCAGGAATCAATACTTCTTAATTAAAGCTCTTTATTCTATAAAAATTCCGCAAAAATTACTAGCGGTGATGATTATAAACAGCAAACTATTTGAAGAGCTTTTAAATCAAATTTCTAAAATACCAAATACTCTAAAAGTGCGCGGAGTAAAGGTAAATTTTTCTATTTTTACATATAGGGCCTATGCTAATTTGATTGGAAAGATTATAGTTAATGGATTTGATAGGTCTTTTGAAATCTACTCTGCTATGAGAGTTAGGGGATATAACGGATATATAAGTTTTTTGGATATGCAAAGAGCAAATTTAAGCGAAATTTCGCTTTTGATTTTGACCTTGATCGCGGCTAGTTTTAGGATTTATAAATTTGTAGGATAG
- a CDS encoding ribose-phosphate pyrophosphokinase, producing the protein MRGYKIFSGTANVEFSKKISQYLSLPLSEASIKRFSDGEISVQIGESVRGKDIFVIQPTCAPANVNLMELLILTDALKRSSASSITAVIPYFGYARQDRKAAPRVPITAKLVANMIQVAGIDRVVTIDLHAGQIQGFFDIPVDNLYGSIIFNEYIKNKNLKNPIIASPDIGGVARARSVAKTLGLDIVIVDKRREKANESEVMNVIGDVAGKDVILVDDMIDTAGTIIKAAEVFKEKGATSVMACCTHAVLSGPAYDRLKSDALDELVVTDTIPLKEQHEKIKVLSVAPIFGEVIRRVYHNESVNSLFL; encoded by the coding sequence ATGAGAGGTTATAAAATTTTTTCCGGTACGGCAAATGTTGAATTCTCTAAAAAAATATCGCAATATCTTTCTCTTCCGCTAAGCGAGGCTTCGATAAAACGTTTTAGCGATGGCGAAATAAGCGTGCAAATAGGTGAAAGCGTGCGTGGCAAGGATATATTTGTGATCCAGCCTACTTGCGCTCCAGCTAATGTAAATTTGATGGAGCTTTTAATACTAACTGATGCCTTAAAAAGAAGTTCCGCAAGCTCCATAACGGCTGTAATTCCATATTTTGGATATGCAAGGCAAGACAGAAAGGCGGCTCCTAGAGTGCCAATTACAGCGAAACTTGTAGCAAATATGATTCAAGTTGCAGGTATAGATCGTGTTGTTACAATTGACCTTCATGCCGGGCAAATTCAAGGATTTTTCGATATTCCAGTGGATAATCTTTATGGTTCGATAATATTTAATGAGTACATAAAAAATAAAAATTTGAAAAATCCAATCATCGCAAGCCCTGATATAGGCGGAGTAGCGCGTGCCAGAAGCGTGGCTAAAACACTTGGTCTTGATATAGTAATCGTAGACAAACGCCGTGAAAAAGCAAATGAGAGCGAAGTAATGAATGTAATAGGCGATGTTGCCGGCAAAGATGTAATCTTGGTAGATGATATGATAGATACCGCTGGCACTATAATAAAGGCTGCAGAGGTATTTAAAGAAAAGGGCGCTACAAGCGTAATGGCATGTTGTACTCATGCGGTTTTAAGCGGGCCCGCATACGATAGATTAAAAAGCGACGCATTAGATGAGCTTGTGGTAACCGATACCATACCTTTAAAAGAGCAGCATGAAAAGATAAAAGTGCTAAGCGTAGCTCCTATTTTCGGTGAAGTAATAAGACGCGTATACCACAACGAAAGTGTAAATTCTCTATTTTTATAA
- a CDS encoding aspartate-semialdehyde dehydrogenase: MRKFNVAVVGATGAVGEELFRIMEEFDFPVNELLPLASAKSAGTKIEFKGKEHKVVELTEKVFEERDIDIAFFSAGGSVSAKFAHFAAESGAVVIDNTSHFRMELDIPLVVPECNPEDINLWQKRGIIANPNCSTIQMVQILKPLDDAYGINRVDVSTYQAASGAGKEGMEELVYQLQKFFEFKLDECEPKIFAHQLAFNVIPHIDVFLDNDYTKEEMKMVNETQKILHKKMEVSATCVRVPVLRSHSEAITIHFDKDIDAAAAREILRKAPSIVVIDEPSEKKYPMPSISSDTNETYVGRIRKDTYRNNVLHLWCSADQIRVGAATNAVRIAQKWIELQD, translated from the coding sequence ATGAGAAAATTTAATGTAGCTGTAGTTGGTGCAACAGGCGCTGTGGGAGAGGAATTGTTTCGAATAATGGAGGAGTTTGACTTCCCAGTAAATGAGCTTTTGCCGCTAGCAAGTGCGAAAAGTGCGGGCACAAAAATAGAATTTAAAGGCAAAGAGCATAAAGTAGTAGAGCTAACTGAAAAAGTTTTTGAAGAGCGCGACATAGATATCGCTTTTTTTAGTGCCGGAGGTTCTGTATCGGCCAAATTTGCACACTTTGCGGCAGAAAGCGGAGCTGTAGTTATAGATAACACAAGCCACTTTAGAATGGAGCTAGATATCCCATTGGTAGTTCCAGAATGCAATCCAGAGGATATTAATCTATGGCAAAAGCGCGGAATCATCGCTAATCCAAACTGTTCAACCATACAAATGGTGCAAATTTTAAAACCTCTTGACGACGCATACGGAATAAACCGTGTGGACGTAAGCACTTATCAGGCTGCAAGCGGTGCCGGTAAAGAAGGCATGGAAGAGCTTGTCTATCAGCTTCAAAAATTCTTTGAATTTAAGCTTGATGAGTGTGAGCCAAAGATATTTGCACATCAACTTGCATTTAACGTAATCCCTCATATTGACGTATTTTTAGACAACGATTACACAAAAGAAGAGATGAAGATGGTCAACGAGACTCAAAAAATTCTTCATAAAAAGATGGAAGTAAGCGCAACCTGTGTGCGTGTGCCTGTGCTTAGAAGCCATTCTGAAGCTATAACAATTCACTTTGATAAAGATATAGATGCAGCTGCGGCTCGTGAAATTTTACGTAAGGCCCCAAGCATAGTCGTGATAGATGAGCCTAGCGAGAAAAAATATCCTATGCCGTCTATCTCAAGCGATACGAACGAAACATATGTAGGCAGAATTCGCAAAGACACATATAGAAACAACGTGCTTCATTTGTGGTGTTCTGCCGATCAAATCCGCGTAGGTGCAGCGACAAATGCGGTAAGAATAGCGCAAAAGTGGATTGAACTACAAGACTAA
- a CDS encoding TIGR00730 family Rossman fold protein, translating to MEEILNDLSKFRDFLAYKNPSVTFFGSARFEPDNKYCKMAYELAFMLANEGFAVISGGGGGIMEAANKGAYDSGKSPSIGLNIVLPFEQVTNSYATDKFVFSNLNARKFALIERSKAFLVFPGGFGTLDELFEILVLAQIGRKKSKIYLIGSEFWSKLDDFIKTTLINEKSISKEDLNIYEISDDLKKISEEILKI from the coding sequence ATGGAAGAAATTTTAAATGATTTAAGCAAATTTAGAGATTTTTTGGCATATAAAAATCCTAGTGTTACCTTTTTTGGCTCTGCTAGATTTGAGCCTGATAATAAATATTGCAAAATGGCATACGAGCTGGCTTTTATGCTGGCTAATGAGGGCTTTGCTGTAATAAGCGGAGGTGGGGGTGGCATAATGGAAGCTGCGAATAAAGGCGCTTATGATAGCGGCAAAAGTCCTTCTATAGGGCTAAATATTGTGCTTCCTTTTGAACAAGTTACAAATTCATACGCTACTGATAAATTTGTATTTTCAAATTTAAATGCACGCAAATTTGCTCTTATAGAGCGCTCAAAGGCATTTTTGGTATTTCCGGGAGGCTTTGGAACCTTAGATGAGCTGTTTGAAATTTTAGTATTAGCTCAAATTGGTAGAAAAAAATCTAAAATTTATCTCATAGGAAGTGAATTTTGGAGTAAATTGGATGACTTTATAAAAACCACTTTAATAAATGAAAAATCTATCAGCAAAGAGGATCTAAACATCTATGAAATATCCGATGATCTTAAAAAAATTTCGGAAGAGATTTTAAAAATTTAA
- the cbiM gene encoding cobalt transporter CbiM, with protein sequence MHISEGILNSEILVAGWVVSGAISAYALYKMNSQEIPKVAMLTSLFFIGSFVHIPVGPTSVHLLFSGLIGAIGGVSGFLAIFIALFFQALLYGFGGIGVLGVNTLIIAGPAVLLWYFLKPKITTNLNFVSFVGGFLPVFFSVLLLVGVLILNSVHLDYAVYMIFLFNLPLMIIEGLISLMALKFIMRYRPNFL encoded by the coding sequence TTGCACATATCAGAAGGAATTTTAAATAGCGAAATTTTGGTAGCTGGCTGGGTTGTATCTGGCGCAATCAGCGCATATGCTCTATACAAAATGAATTCTCAAGAGATACCAAAAGTCGCCATGCTTACATCTTTATTCTTCATAGGCTCTTTTGTCCATATTCCGGTGGGTCCAACTAGTGTTCATCTACTTTTTAGTGGTCTTATAGGCGCCATAGGTGGCGTGAGCGGATTTTTAGCCATATTTATAGCTCTTTTTTTTCAGGCCTTACTTTATGGATTTGGCGGTATAGGAGTGCTTGGCGTAAATACTCTTATAATAGCTGGTCCGGCGGTTTTACTGTGGTATTTTTTAAAACCTAAGATAACAACCAATCTAAATTTTGTCTCTTTTGTTGGCGGATTTTTGCCTGTGTTTTTTAGTGTTTTACTATTGGTTGGAGTTTTGATTTTAAATAGTGTGCATCTTGATTACGCGGTATATATGATATTTTTATTTAATCTGCCACTTATGATAATAGAGGGCTTAATTTCTCTTATGGCACTTAAATTTATTATGAGATATAGACCAAACTTCTTATGA
- the mnmA gene encoding tRNA 2-thiouridine(34) synthase MnmA, with translation MKILIAMSGGVDSTMSAKMLKEQGHEIVGCYMKLHKKPGYHEKNIEKVEKVCDFLGIKMHILDLEEKFNKYVYSPFIDTYKEGKTPNPCALCNKFIKFGELLKFAKSIGCQKLATGHYVQIENGLIKTARDLNKDQSYFIAQVPKEVLADMIFPLGDKMKSDIKEMAKNLPDFKEFGEQAESSEICFVDTTYIDILKKHYDTNLPGDVVDASGKVIGKHSGYMHYTIGKRRGFEVFGAHEPHFVLSIDAAKNQIVVGTKSELEKSEVLVKELNMFVDESEFDCEVKVRYRSISLKAHFAIEGDSAKISLKQSAYGVASGQLAVFYRGDFVIGSGFIV, from the coding sequence ATGAAAATTTTAATAGCTATGAGTGGCGGAGTGGATTCTACGATGAGTGCTAAGATGTTAAAAGAGCAGGGGCATGAGATCGTGGGTTGCTATATGAAACTGCACAAAAAACCCGGATATCACGAAAAAAACATAGAAAAAGTAGAGAAAGTATGTGATTTCTTGGGTATTAAGATGCATATTTTAGACCTTGAAGAAAAATTTAATAAATATGTATATTCGCCTTTTATAGATACTTACAAAGAGGGTAAAACTCCAAATCCTTGCGCTTTGTGTAATAAATTTATAAAATTTGGTGAGCTTTTGAAATTTGCTAAAAGTATAGGATGTCAAAAGCTAGCTACGGGACACTATGTACAAATTGAAAACGGATTAATAAAGACAGCAAGGGATCTGAATAAGGATCAGAGCTACTTTATTGCACAAGTTCCAAAAGAAGTTTTAGCCGATATGATATTTCCTCTTGGAGACAAGATGAAGAGCGATATCAAAGAGATGGCTAAAAATTTACCTGACTTTAAAGAATTTGGCGAGCAGGCTGAAAGTAGCGAAATTTGCTTTGTAGATACCACATACATCGACATTCTAAAAAAGCATTATGATACAAATTTGCCAGGAGACGTGGTAGATGCCTCAGGTAAAGTCATAGGCAAACATAGCGGATATATGCACTATACCATAGGTAAAAGACGAGGTTTTGAAGTATTTGGTGCACACGAACCGCATTTTGTTTTATCTATTGATGCTGCAAAAAACCAGATAGTTGTGGGTACTAAAAGCGAGCTTGAAAAGAGCGAAGTCCTAGTAAAAGAATTAAACATGTTTGTGGATGAGAGTGAATTTGATTGTGAAGTCAAAGTAAGATACCGAAGCATATCACTTAAAGCTCATTTCGCCATAGAAGGCGATAGCGCCAAGATAAGCTTAAAGCAGAGCGCTTATGGAGTTGCCAGCGGACAACTCGCAGTTTTTTACAGGGGCGATTTTGTTATAGGAAGCGGATTTATAGTTTAA
- a CDS encoding energy-coupling factor ABC transporter ATP-binding protein, protein MENIIEVQNLSFGFDGKTVFENINLDIKKNSKILIYGANGVGKSTFLSILASLNSATSGQIIVKENLKISYLFQNSNDQFIAPSVIEDVAFSLLVEGVNAKIAQNHATEILEKFEISHLKDRSIYNLSGGEKRLVAIAGALVRDADVYLFDEPFNELDSYKSELVLKTLKEKNRAFVIITHHKRDIFDKDTISYELFKNGLVSDLKS, encoded by the coding sequence ATGGAAAATATAATAGAAGTGCAAAATTTATCCTTTGGATTTGATGGAAAAACTGTTTTTGAAAATATAAATTTAGATATCAAAAAGAATTCTAAAATTTTAATTTATGGTGCAAATGGAGTTGGCAAAAGCACATTTTTATCTATTTTGGCATCTCTTAATAGTGCTACAAGCGGGCAGATCATAGTAAAAGAAAATTTAAAAATTTCATATCTTTTTCAAAATAGCAACGATCAATTTATAGCCCCAAGCGTAATTGAAGATGTAGCTTTTTCGCTTTTAGTTGAAGGAGTGAATGCTAAAATAGCTCAAAATCATGCTACTGAAATTTTAGAAAAATTTGAAATTTCACACCTTAAGGATCGCTCTATCTACAATCTCTCGGGCGGCGAAAAGAGACTTGTGGCAATAGCCGGAGCTTTAGTAAGAGATGCCGATGTATATCTTTTTGATGAGCCATTTAATGAGCTTGATAGTTATAAAAGTGAGCTTGTTTTAAAAACTTTAAAGGAAAAAAATAGAGCATTTGTGATTATAACTCATCACAAAAGAGATATTTTTGATAAAGATACGATTAGCTATGAGTTATTTAAAAATGGATTGGTAAGTGATTTAAAGAGCTAA
- a CDS encoding energy transducer TonB, translating into MDKIFSHSTVIAFFVALSIYISGGYALINLLKNFDTTPEKSIKIDLNLINISLKADSSPDAKLANQENLIPATNEIEPISEEIIKPEPIIEEPKPIIKEINPKIKEKPKKPKPKRQPKPKKEVKKKSIENIVTSHTNLESNLTTSASSTAQNLNTNLNAGGISGLNLGKPNKNDIAKKLTLIKSAIEKHKRYPEKARKLRQQGVSEIEFRLIKDGEVRDLKISKSSSRVSLDEAALKAVRDARSEFVRLDEDMNIKLSLKFILK; encoded by the coding sequence ATGGATAAGATTTTTTCTCACTCTACTGTCATTGCATTTTTTGTTGCACTTTCCATCTATATTTCAGGCGGATACGCTTTAATAAATTTACTTAAAAATTTTGATACGACTCCTGAAAAGTCTATAAAAATTGATCTAAATTTAATAAATATCTCTTTAAAAGCAGATTCAAGTCCTGATGCCAAGCTGGCAAATCAAGAAAATTTAATACCCGCAACTAACGAAATCGAGCCTATATCAGAAGAAATAATTAAGCCAGAACCTATAATTGAAGAGCCAAAGCCTATAATAAAAGAGATTAATCCAAAAATAAAAGAGAAGCCTAAAAAACCTAAGCCAAAAAGACAGCCTAAGCCCAAAAAAGAGGTTAAGAAAAAAAGTATTGAAAACATAGTCACAAGCCATACAAATTTAGAGTCAAATTTGACAACTTCCGCATCATCTACTGCTCAAAATTTAAATACGAATTTAAATGCAGGCGGTATATCTGGTTTAAATTTAGGAAAGCCAAATAAAAATGATATTGCCAAAAAACTTACTTTGATAAAATCGGCTATAGAAAAGCATAAGCGCTATCCAGAAAAAGCACGCAAGCTAAGACAACAAGGCGTCAGTGAGATAGAATTCAGGCTTATAAAAGATGGAGAAGTAAGAGATCTCAAAATATCAAAAAGCTCATCAAGAGTATCATTAGACGAGGCTGCGTTAAAGGCTGTAAGGGATGCTAGAAGCGAGTTTGTAAGGCTTGATGAAGATATGAACATAAAACTAAGCCTTAAATTTATACTAAAATAG
- a CDS encoding DUF4198 domain-containing protein yields MFKKILFSTAVFIIGLTMSAQAHQVIANSVGKNKFEVKFWAHDKFESYSSEQLLGAKAYDENLNRIKTGIAYNYNDVKKAPEVLTEKAPAIITMFFDANYWVQTDDGYIVGDKVKTKGIVFDAIKSIKIGKTYFSWNEKFLNPIGLKLEVIALKNPLEVKVGESLPVLVLKDGKPLEGAGFETAKDDLKTVTNKFGIALIPIKEKGLNIIAAKSAEPIFTDPKAERLLIQSSISFEVK; encoded by the coding sequence ATGTTTAAGAAAATATTATTTAGCACCGCCGTTTTTATTATCGGACTTACGATGTCCGCTCAGGCTCATCAGGTTATTGCCAATAGCGTAGGTAAAAATAAATTTGAGGTAAAATTTTGGGCTCATGACAAATTTGAATCCTATTCTTCAGAACAACTTTTGGGAGCAAAGGCTTATGATGAGAATTTAAATCGTATCAAAACCGGCATAGCTTATAATTATAATGATGTTAAAAAAGCTCCTGAAGTATTGACAGAAAAAGCTCCGGCAATAATAACTATGTTTTTTGATGCAAACTACTGGGTGCAGACTGACGATGGCTATATAGTAGGAGATAAAGTAAAGACTAAAGGCATCGTGTTTGACGCTATTAAGAGCATAAAAATTGGTAAAACATATTTTTCTTGGAATGAGAAATTTTTAAATCCTATAGGACTAAAACTAGAAGTTATAGCGTTAAAAAATCCTTTAGAAGTAAAAGTCGGAGAGTCTTTGCCTGTTTTGGTTTTAAAAGATGGCAAACCTCTTGAGGGTGCTGGATTTGAAACCGCGAAAGATGATCTTAAAACAGTCACTAATAAATTTGGCATTGCACTAATTCCTATTAAAGAGAAGGGTCTAAATATTATTGCAGCAAAGAGTGCAGAGCCTATATTTACAGACCCAAAAGCCGAAAGGCTACTTATCCAAAGCTCAATATCATTTGAGGTTAAATAG